From the genome of Zalophus californianus isolate mZalCal1 chromosome 6, mZalCal1.pri.v2, whole genome shotgun sequence, one region includes:
- the LOC113909734 gene encoding olfactory receptor 4N4 — MENDNSTVVKEFILLGLTQSQDIQLLVFVLVLIFYLIILPGNFLIILTIRSDSGLTAPLYFFLGNLAFLDASYSFIVAPRMLVDFVSEKKIISYRGCITQLFFLHFLGGGEGLLLVVMAFDRYVAICQPLHYSTVMNPRVCYALLLALWLGGFIHSIIQVALILRLPFCGPNQLDNFFCDVPQVIKLACTDTFVVELLMVFNSGLMTLLCFLALLSSYAVIFCHVRGSASEGKNKALSTCTTHVIIILLMFGPAIFIYTRPFRALPADKVVSFFHTVIFPLMNPVIYTLRNQEVKTSMRRLLSRHVVC, encoded by the coding sequence ATGGAAAATGACAACAGCACAGTGGTGAAAGAATTCATCCTTCTTGGTCTGACCCAGTCTCAAGATATTCAGCTCCTGGTCTTTGTGctagttttaattttctatctCATCATCCTCCCTGGAAATTTCctcatcatcctcaccatcagaTCAGACTCTGGCCTCACAGCCCCCCTCTACTTTTTTCTGGGCAACTTGGCCTTCCTGGATGCATCCTATTCCTTCATTGTAGCTCCCAGGATGCTGGTGGACTTTGTTTCTGAGAAGAAGATAATTTCCTATAGGGGTTGCATCACTCAGCTCTTCTTCTTGCACTTccttggaggaggggaaggatTACTCCTTGTTGTGATGGCCTTTGACCGCTACGTTGCCATCTGTCAGCCTTTACACTATTCAACTGTCATGAACCCTAGAGTTTGCTATGCCTTGCTGTTGGCTCTGTGGCTTGGAGGATTTATCCACTCCATTATCCAGGTGGCCCTCATCCTCCGTTTGCCCTTCTGTGGCCCAAACCAACTGGATAACTTCTTCTGTGATGTGCCACAGGTCATCAAGCTGGCCTGCACAGACACTTTTGTGGTGGAGCTTCTGATGGTCTTCAACAGTGGTCTGATGACCCTTCTGTGCTTTCTGGCGCTTTTGTCTTCCTATGCCGTCATCTTCTGCCATGTCCGTGGGTCTGCTTCTGAAGGGAAGAACAAAGCACTGTCCACATGCACCACTCATGTCATTATTATACTTCTCATGTTTGGACCTGCCATCTTCATCTACACTCGCCCCTTCAGGGCCTTGCCAGCTGACAAGGTAGTTTCCTTCTTCCATACTGTGATCTTTCCATTAATGAACCCTGTGATTTATACCCTTCGCAACCAGGAAGTGAAAACTTCCATGAGGAGGTTATTGAGTCGGCATGTGGTCTGCTGA